In Synergistaceae bacterium, a single window of DNA contains:
- a CDS encoding asparaginase produces the protein MINFLFVLLVFFFFYPSIVSATEINKTPRVYVLATGGTISAAAENNAETSDYTVAQRSIRELLRSLPDLGPLCEIDSEQFSELDSSDITTKEMLALSKYINSLLMKDTIDALVLTYGTDTMEEAAYFLNLTVRSNKPIVLVGAMRPDSAISADGPLNLYNAILVACNKEAVGKGVLICINDGIYCARDVRKTSTYKANAFQGSEYGCIGSVQSGTVRFYYESIKKHTWKSSFNIYDLEDLPNVEIIYGYLGSSISLISHAIKSCQGIVFAGNGNGSLNKNTISYLKSAKSLPVLVRSSKTMCGAVQQMKKYKEIDILTADDLTPQKARILLMLSLTKTNSLEEIQGFFNQY, from the coding sequence ATGATAAACTTCCTATTTGTTCTTTTGGTATTTTTTTTCTTCTACCCTTCTATTGTATCAGCAACAGAAATTAACAAAACTCCACGCGTTTATGTTTTAGCTACAGGTGGCACCATCTCCGCTGCTGCAGAAAACAACGCTGAAACTTCAGATTATACCGTTGCACAGCGTTCAATTCGCGAGTTGCTTCGGTCATTGCCTGATTTGGGGCCCCTGTGCGAGATAGATAGTGAGCAGTTTTCAGAACTTGACAGCTCTGACATTACTACAAAAGAGATGCTGGCATTATCCAAATACATAAATAGTCTTCTCATGAAAGACACAATAGATGCTCTAGTTCTTACTTACGGTACAGATACTATGGAAGAAGCTGCTTATTTTCTTAATTTAACAGTTAGGAGCAATAAACCTATCGTCCTTGTTGGTGCAATGAGACCTGATTCTGCTATTAGTGCCGATGGGCCTTTAAATTTATATAATGCAATTTTAGTTGCGTGCAATAAGGAAGCAGTCGGTAAGGGTGTTTTAATCTGCATAAATGACGGGATTTATTGTGCACGAGATGTAAGGAAAACGTCAACTTATAAGGCTAATGCTTTTCAAGGAAGTGAATATGGCTGCATAGGGTCTGTACAAAGCGGTACTGTAAGATTTTATTACGAATCTATAAAAAAACATACTTGGAAGAGTTCTTTTAACATCTATGATTTAGAAGATCTGCCCAATGTTGAGATAATATATGGATATTTAGGAAGTTCTATAAGTTTAATCTCACATGCTATTAAATCGTGTCAGGGTATCGTTTTTGCGGGAAATGGAAACGGAAGTCTCAATAAAAATACTATTTCTTATCTTAAATCTGCCAAATCTCTGCCCGTACTTGTTCGTTCCTCTAAAACTATGTGCGGTGCTGTGCAGCAAATGAAAAAATATAAGGAAATAGACATCCTTACGGCTGACGATCTTACTCCGCAGAAAGCAAGGATATTGTTAATGCTTTCCCTTACAAAAACCAATTCTTTGGAGGAGATACAAGGGTTCTTCAATCAATATTGA
- a CDS encoding methyltransferase has product MEKNYWWYITISENNGAIDILHSLADITESIGTELQEFLQDRDHLRMYYRSDKDLSYWKGLLLDAMKEFQSVKIEDFGKIENQPWNVQAEDAFPPLLVGKELVVLAPWHKGKEPKNKLPLYINPGSAFGTGYHESTQIALELLETNIKQNAILADIGTGSGILTICALKKGAIRAFARDIDPMVIEEVHKNLMLNDLDLAKINLATGDLLKDFKHKVDILTANILIGPLSSMLSDVPSILNEDGVAIFSGMLEREKPLFLEALKQVDMQPIKELVKGEWWGVSAKAKA; this is encoded by the coding sequence ATGGAAAAAAATTATTGGTGGTACATTACGATATCAGAAAATAATGGTGCTATAGACATATTGCATTCTCTGGCCGACATAACAGAAAGCATTGGAACCGAGTTGCAGGAGTTTCTTCAAGACAGAGATCATCTTAGAATGTATTACAGAAGTGACAAGGATCTTTCGTATTGGAAAGGTCTCTTATTGGACGCAATGAAAGAATTTCAGTCAGTAAAGATTGAAGATTTTGGAAAAATAGAGAATCAACCGTGGAACGTACAAGCAGAGGACGCGTTTCCTCCCTTACTTGTAGGCAAAGAGCTTGTGGTCCTTGCTCCGTGGCATAAGGGTAAAGAGCCAAAAAATAAATTACCACTCTACATAAATCCGGGGAGTGCCTTTGGTACAGGTTATCACGAAAGCACTCAAATAGCTCTGGAGTTGTTGGAGACCAATATAAAACAAAATGCTATTCTTGCTGATATAGGAACCGGCTCTGGCATTTTAACTATATGTGCTCTTAAAAAAGGTGCTATAAGAGCGTTTGCACGTGATATTGATCCCATGGTAATAGAAGAAGTTCATAAGAATCTAATGCTTAACGACCTTGATTTAGCGAAGATTAACCTCGCAACTGGTGATCTCTTAAAAGACTTTAAGCACAAAGTTGACATATTAACAGCTAATATTCTTATAGGCCCCCTATCAAGCATGCTTTCAGATGTGCCATCTATTTTAAATGAAGATGGAGTTGCAATATTTTCCGGCATGTTAGAAAGAGAAAAACCTTTATTTTTAGAAGCATTAAAACAAGTCGACATGCAGCCAATCAAAGAACTCGTTAAGGGGGAGTGGTGGGGTGTCTCTGCCAAGGCTAAGGCTTGA
- a CDS encoding ABC transporter ATP-binding protein yields the protein MTVLLELKGVSKSFGGVQAVENMSLKLEKGELTGLIGPNGAGKTTVFNLITAVYDVTKGDIEYKGININKLKTYQVVSLGIARTFQNLRLFSGSSVLENVMSAAQQSHKYSFCEAITHLGRWNKFEKKIQDESMQLLERVGLADRAHQRAATLPYGLQRRLEIARACSLRPELLLLDEPAAGMNSEEVEQLNILIQDIHKDYNLTILLIEHHMDMVMEICPHIICMNFGAKIAEGSPECIQSHPEVLKAYLGEE from the coding sequence ATGACTGTGCTTCTTGAATTAAAAGGAGTAAGTAAATCTTTTGGCGGCGTTCAAGCTGTGGAGAACATGTCCCTAAAGTTGGAAAAGGGGGAACTTACCGGATTGATAGGCCCTAATGGAGCGGGCAAAACCACCGTGTTCAACTTGATAACAGCAGTATATGACGTTACAAAAGGCGATATAGAATATAAAGGTATAAATATAAATAAACTAAAAACCTATCAAGTTGTTTCTTTAGGAATAGCCAGGACATTTCAAAACCTTAGATTATTTTCCGGCTCCTCTGTTTTAGAAAATGTAATGTCAGCGGCTCAACAGTCACATAAATATAGTTTCTGTGAAGCGATTACTCATCTTGGTCGATGGAATAAGTTTGAGAAAAAGATACAAGACGAAAGTATGCAACTGCTTGAGCGAGTTGGACTCGCAGACCGTGCACATCAGAGAGCAGCGACTCTTCCCTACGGATTGCAAAGACGTTTGGAAATTGCGAGAGCGTGTTCTCTTCGTCCGGAGTTATTGCTTCTTGATGAGCCGGCAGCTGGTATGAACTCTGAAGAAGTAGAACAACTTAACATTCTTATTCAAGATATACATAAAGATTATAATCTTACAATTTTACTGATAGAACATCATATGGATATGGTTATGGAAATTTGTCCCCATATCATTTGTATGAATTTCGGAGCTAAAATTGCTGAGGGATCCCCAGAGTGTATACAGAGCCACCCTGAAGTTTTGAAGGCTTACTTGGGAGAGGAGTAG
- the nrdR gene encoding transcriptional regulator NrdR codes for MYCPICGASDTRVIETRSVNEGKANRRRRECPICQGRFTTYERLEEKPYLWVAKKSGRREAFDREKLIKGIQRSCEKLPISLEQIEEAVAHIESRLRATGQGEVAAETIGNFVSDELRKINKVAYVRFASVYREFTDIESFTKEVAKLNEDKEPDCNDKGI; via the coding sequence ATGTACTGTCCTATTTGTGGAGCTTCGGATACCAGGGTAATAGAAACAAGAAGTGTAAATGAGGGTAAGGCTAATCGCCGCAGACGAGAATGCCCGATTTGTCAAGGCAGGTTTACAACTTATGAACGTTTGGAAGAAAAGCCATATCTTTGGGTTGCGAAGAAAAGTGGCCGCAGGGAAGCTTTTGACAGAGAAAAGTTAATAAAGGGAATCCAAAGATCATGTGAAAAACTTCCCATTTCTTTGGAGCAAATAGAAGAAGCTGTTGCTCATATTGAGTCGAGGTTGAGAGCCACCGGCCAGGGAGAGGTCGCAGCTGAGACAATCGGGAATTTTGTTTCTGATGAATTGCGCAAAATAAATAAGGTCGCGTACGTACGTTTTGCCTCTGTATACAGAGAGTTTACGGATATAGAAAGCTTTACAAAGGAAGTAGCTAAATTGAATGAGGACAAGGAGCCGGATTGTAATGACAAAGGAATTTAA
- a CDS encoding ABC transporter ATP-binding protein, which yields MASEEAILSIRNLVVNYGAIRALKSVSLDVYPGEIVAVIGANGAGKSTMMNAIMGAVERSEGTIYFNGTPLSKKSYEVVTSGVSLVPEGRNVFAPLTVMENLEMGAFPLSNRKDIVYELEKVFTLFPRLKERKSQYAGTLSGGDQQMLAIGRALMAKPKVLLLDEPSLGLAPIIISEIFKELTEINEQFGMTIMIVEQNAKKALLLSHRAYVLQTGNIVMEGESSLLLHNPEIEKAYLGGRKG from the coding sequence ATGGCTAGTGAGGAAGCGATTCTCTCAATTAGAAATCTAGTGGTAAATTATGGCGCCATAAGGGCTCTCAAGAGTGTCTCTTTGGATGTGTATCCGGGTGAAATAGTTGCGGTTATCGGAGCAAATGGTGCAGGTAAATCTACGATGATGAACGCTATAATGGGAGCAGTTGAAAGATCTGAAGGAACGATTTATTTCAATGGCACACCTCTTTCTAAAAAAAGCTATGAAGTTGTAACGTCTGGAGTGAGTTTGGTTCCTGAAGGAAGAAATGTCTTTGCTCCACTTACGGTAATGGAAAATTTAGAAATGGGTGCTTTCCCTCTTTCAAATCGCAAAGATATTGTCTATGAGCTTGAAAAAGTTTTCACTCTTTTCCCCCGTTTAAAAGAAAGAAAATCTCAATATGCCGGTACTTTGTCTGGTGGAGACCAGCAAATGTTGGCGATTGGGCGGGCTCTAATGGCAAAGCCCAAAGTCTTACTTCTTGATGAGCCATCGCTCGGCCTAGCCCCCATTATAATTAGTGAAATATTTAAAGAGCTAACAGAAATAAACGAGCAATTTGGTATGACAATAATGATAGTAGAACAAAATGCCAAGAAAGCCCTACTGCTTTCCCACAGAGCATACGTTTTACAGACGGGAAATATAGTAATGGAGGGAGAGTCTTCCCTTCTATTGCATAATCCTGAAATAGAAAAAGCGTATCTTGGGGGAAGAAAGGGATAG
- the nrdD gene encoding anaerobic ribonucleoside-triphosphate reductase → MTKEFKQESEFYLGRQAHLFDGSKESTDLALMVDALAQEKRTPWDTGKIRDALIIEAGVDPATAEEIAIEVEEVLLRQNRTHVTTTIIRELVNVKLFQRGLDAKLLDHSRIGIPVHDLEKMMLTKNKENSNTSHNPESINLSIAEMVLKEYALTKIFSKDVADAHLKGDIHLHDLGMVDRPYCSGQSIAYVARFGLNIPSITSVSSPAKHADVLLAHILKMTSVLQNHFAGAIGWDAINMYFAPYIVGWSYEQCKQLAQQLIFEFNQLAGGRGGQIAFTDINVYYEIPNHFRDVPAIGPGGKFTGKTYAEYDKEAKLFVKALFDVFMEGDSRGQPFFFPKPLLHITDYFFEEEGWEEFLDLSCRLASEKGNTYFVFDRGGVAKLSECCRLSFELTPEDLEEAKHPWKMRYCALQNITLNLPRAAYKSNGDRELLFDIIDEEMELAAKAHLQKRAFIQLILDLGKDGPLAALCSSHDDEPYLRMRKASHLIGILGLNEMLQAMTGFELHESPKAEELGLAVIQYMDLKCQQLSERLGLKIVLEQTPAESTALRFAKLDLRSYPQEAQKYVKGNSETGEIYYTNSTHLNYKHAKDPIEKVVKESVFHPMIKAGSITHLWMGEHKPDPRALASFVIKTFKNTENAQIAFSPEFTICNDCDHMQRGLVSTCEICGSENVDGITRVTGYFTRTSSWNAGKRGELRDRARVPISTNEKLSSN, encoded by the coding sequence ATGACAAAGGAATTTAAGCAGGAATCGGAATTTTATTTGGGACGGCAAGCTCATTTATTTGATGGAAGCAAGGAATCAACTGATCTTGCCCTGATGGTAGATGCTCTTGCACAGGAAAAACGTACTCCTTGGGACACAGGCAAGATTCGTGATGCCCTTATCATAGAAGCTGGTGTTGATCCGGCAACAGCTGAAGAGATAGCCATTGAAGTAGAAGAGGTTTTACTTAGACAGAATAGAACTCATGTGACAACGACCATAATTAGAGAACTTGTTAACGTTAAGCTTTTTCAGCGCGGCTTGGATGCAAAACTTTTAGACCACAGCCGTATAGGTATTCCTGTTCACGATTTAGAAAAAATGATGTTGACCAAAAATAAGGAAAATAGCAATACTTCGCATAACCCAGAATCAATAAATCTTTCAATAGCGGAAATGGTGCTTAAAGAATATGCTCTGACAAAGATTTTTAGCAAAGATGTAGCTGACGCACATCTTAAGGGTGATATTCATTTACATGACTTGGGAATGGTAGATCGTCCTTACTGTTCGGGGCAAAGCATTGCTTATGTTGCAAGATTTGGTCTTAACATCCCCTCTATAACAAGTGTTTCTTCTCCTGCGAAACATGCCGATGTTCTTCTCGCTCATATTTTAAAAATGACGTCTGTTTTACAGAATCACTTTGCTGGGGCCATAGGATGGGATGCCATAAATATGTACTTTGCACCCTATATTGTTGGTTGGTCGTATGAACAGTGCAAACAATTGGCACAACAGCTTATATTTGAATTCAATCAGCTTGCGGGAGGCAGGGGCGGTCAGATAGCATTCACAGATATAAATGTATACTATGAAATCCCAAATCATTTCCGTGATGTTCCTGCGATTGGACCGGGTGGAAAATTTACCGGAAAAACATATGCCGAATACGATAAAGAGGCCAAATTATTTGTAAAAGCTTTATTTGATGTATTTATGGAAGGCGACAGCAGAGGGCAACCGTTCTTTTTCCCGAAGCCTTTGCTGCACATAACCGATTATTTCTTTGAGGAGGAAGGTTGGGAGGAGTTTTTGGATCTTTCTTGTCGCTTAGCTTCGGAGAAAGGTAATACATACTTTGTGTTTGATAGAGGTGGAGTAGCCAAGCTTTCTGAATGTTGTCGTCTCTCGTTTGAACTAACTCCGGAAGACTTGGAAGAAGCTAAACATCCTTGGAAAATGCGTTACTGTGCACTTCAGAACATAACATTAAATTTACCTAGAGCAGCATACAAAAGCAATGGAGATAGAGAATTGCTTTTTGACATAATAGATGAAGAAATGGAACTTGCAGCCAAGGCACATCTTCAGAAACGTGCATTTATCCAACTTATATTAGATCTTGGTAAGGATGGCCCGTTGGCAGCTCTTTGCTCCTCTCACGATGATGAGCCGTATCTAAGAATGCGGAAAGCCAGTCACCTCATTGGAATTCTCGGATTAAATGAAATGCTTCAAGCCATGACTGGATTTGAACTTCATGAGAGTCCAAAAGCAGAAGAGCTAGGGTTGGCCGTAATTCAATATATGGATCTCAAATGCCAACAGCTATCTGAACGCTTAGGATTAAAAATAGTTCTTGAACAGACTCCCGCGGAAAGTACTGCTTTACGTTTCGCTAAATTAGATCTTCGTTCATATCCACAAGAAGCACAAAAATATGTAAAGGGCAATAGTGAAACAGGTGAGATTTATTACACCAACAGTACACACCTAAATTATAAACATGCCAAAGATCCAATAGAGAAAGTGGTAAAAGAGAGCGTTTTTCACCCTATGATTAAAGCGGGTTCAATTACTCATCTTTGGATGGGCGAGCATAAGCCCGATCCAAGAGCATTGGCGTCATTTGTGATTAAAACGTTTAAAAATACAGAAAACGCACAAATTGCATTTAGCCCGGAATTTACGATATGTAATGATTGTGATCATATGCAGAGGGGGCTTGTGTCTACCTGTGAAATTTGTGGGTCGGAAAACGTGGATGGAATAACAAGAGTAACTGGCTATTTTACAAGAACATCTTCGTGGAACGCAGGAAAACGAGGCGAATTAAGAGACAGAGCCAGAGTTCCTATTTCAACGAATGAAAAGCTGTCCTCTAATTAA
- a CDS encoding anaerobic ribonucleoside-triphosphate reductase activating protein encodes MQNISAGGYLSASFLDWEGHVAAVIFMSGCNFKCPWCHNSDLVFNKTTPIKVTEIIEDIKRRKLFLDGVVISGGEPTCSLGLISMIREMKKIGLPIKLDTNGSHPEVLKRLLDEKLVEFIAMDVKSPLNDQDLMRMTGVSISSDLLKESIELIKRLALNYEFRTTYTPELLSQEELLKIRKELNDDVHWVVQCFKPVNCIDDNCLNYKEVKSEDIKKILPGIKIRG; translated from the coding sequence ATGCAAAATATAAGTGCGGGGGGTTATCTCTCCGCTTCTTTTTTAGACTGGGAAGGACACGTTGCTGCAGTAATTTTTATGTCAGGCTGTAACTTTAAATGTCCATGGTGTCATAATTCAGATTTAGTTTTCAACAAAACCACACCTATAAAGGTTACAGAAATTATAGAAGACATAAAACGGAGAAAACTATTTCTAGATGGAGTAGTTATAAGCGGAGGAGAGCCTACTTGTTCATTAGGCCTCATATCAATGATTCGAGAAATGAAAAAAATTGGTTTGCCAATAAAGCTTGATACAAATGGTTCGCATCCTGAAGTTTTAAAGCGACTATTAGATGAAAAATTAGTGGAATTTATAGCAATGGACGTCAAATCCCCACTAAACGACCAAGATTTGATGAGAATGACAGGGGTTTCAATTTCTTCAGATTTATTAAAAGAGAGTATTGAGCTGATAAAAAGGTTAGCTCTAAATTATGAGTTCAGAACCACATATACTCCGGAGCTACTTTCTCAAGAAGAACTTTTAAAGATACGAAAAGAACTTAACGACGATGTACACTGGGTTGTACAATGTTTTAAGCCGGTGAACTGTATTGATGATAACTGTCTAAATTATAAAGAGGTTAAATCGGAAGATATAAAGAAAATTTTACCCGGTATAAAGATTAGAGGATAA
- a CDS encoding 30S ribosomal protein S21, whose amino-acid sequence MTTVRRRDNESIEDALKRFKREIRKVGVLRDARKHERYEKPSEIKKRKKAELARNKGRKIER is encoded by the coding sequence ATGACCACCGTAAGAAGACGCGACAATGAGTCTATTGAGGATGCGCTGAAACGTTTTAAGCGTGAAATCAGAAAGGTGGGCGTGCTTCGTGATGCAAGAAAGCACGAACGTTACGAAAAACCCAGCGAAATCAAAAAACGTAAGAAGGCCGAATTGGCTCGAAATAAGGGTAGAAAGATTGAAAGATAA
- a CDS encoding MiaB/RimO family radical SAM methylthiotransferase — protein MERLKDKTFSVNTFGCRTNQYEAEAITFALEEAGAVYKEEEPDILIVVSCTITEAAERKCRKLIRKRLRERSSTLVVVCGCYAQKINEKERKKIGIDILVGSRMKHRLPDILADYFEFPERSTPYLLSEESLLKEKSWDLLKLDKPHHRTRAFLKVQDGCNHFCSYCVVPYVRGYPVSRNLAETVEEAAKIVESGCNEIVLTGVHLGLYEELDVLVRRIGEIPGLKRLRFGSIEPFAITDELLKALVETEVFCPHLHLPLQSGDDKVLKMMRRGYNTDGYRKIVEKIRNIFGDRLHISTDLMLGFPSEDDRAFKNSMNFLNEIEFGKVHVFPYSRRPGTKAAELPLISQDIIRERKGEALSLSRELLKKYCLKCIGEQTSILVEEKKTALISGLTPTFIRLYKKDNSENILDIVEVTPREYKNGALYAD, from the coding sequence ATGGAAAGATTAAAGGACAAAACATTTTCTGTAAACACATTTGGTTGCAGAACGAATCAGTATGAGGCCGAGGCTATAACTTTCGCACTTGAGGAAGCAGGAGCCGTATATAAGGAGGAAGAGCCGGATATCCTTATAGTTGTTTCCTGTACCATAACAGAAGCTGCAGAGAGAAAATGTCGTAAGCTTATAAGAAAAAGACTGAGAGAGAGGAGTTCCACGCTTGTAGTTGTTTGCGGTTGTTATGCCCAAAAAATCAACGAAAAAGAACGAAAAAAAATAGGGATTGATATTCTTGTAGGAAGTAGAATGAAACATCGATTGCCCGATATTTTAGCAGATTATTTCGAATTTCCTGAGAGATCCACACCCTACTTGCTTTCAGAAGAAAGTCTTCTGAAAGAAAAATCTTGGGATTTATTGAAGCTTGACAAACCACACCACAGAACAAGAGCCTTTCTTAAAGTACAGGATGGATGCAATCATTTTTGTAGTTATTGTGTGGTTCCGTATGTAAGGGGTTATCCTGTTTCGCGAAATCTAGCTGAAACGGTAGAAGAAGCGGCAAAAATAGTAGAATCTGGTTGCAATGAAATTGTATTGACTGGCGTACATCTAGGACTTTATGAGGAACTGGATGTTTTGGTAAGACGTATTGGCGAAATACCGGGATTGAAAAGATTGAGATTTGGCTCTATTGAGCCATTTGCAATTACTGATGAGCTTTTGAAAGCCCTTGTTGAAACAGAAGTCTTTTGTCCTCACCTTCACTTGCCGCTTCAAAGCGGAGACGATAAAGTGTTAAAGATGATGCGAAGAGGCTACAACACAGACGGATACCGGAAAATTGTAGAAAAAATTCGCAATATATTTGGTGACAGGCTTCACATAAGCACAGATTTGATGTTGGGTTTTCCCAGCGAAGATGATAGAGCTTTTAAAAATAGCATGAATTTTCTTAATGAAATTGAATTCGGGAAAGTACACGTGTTTCCATACTCACGTCGCCCCGGCACAAAGGCAGCGGAACTTCCTCTAATTTCTCAAGATATTATAAGGGAACGTAAAGGCGAGGCATTATCTCTGTCGAGAGAGTTGCTTAAAAAGTACTGCTTAAAATGTATAGGAGAACAGACGTCGATATTGGTTGAGGAAAAAAAGACTGCATTGATAAGCGGTCTTACTCCAACTTTCATCAGGCTTTATAAAAAGGATAATTCTGAAAATATTCTTGATATTGTAGAAGTGACTCCGAGAGAATACAAGAATGGAGCTCTCTATGCTGATTAA
- a CDS encoding 16S rRNA (uracil(1498)-N(3))-methyltransferase, with translation MSLPRLRLENCTFDGKIWTIDVEQSHHLVKVRRCYTGSLVEGLLSGERIKLKLLCYGNSVFAEEISRKTEAPIKPHLHLLLALLKNEQFDDALRFSAEIGVHTIHILLCERSVPKYTTKKTEDKMNRWEKILEEATKQAGSTNPPILNYPTEITKFNFNLLPKNKYITLIGEEVQKIKGIEIPSELAVAIGPEGDWTHSEVQLFLENSFIPISLGKRILRASTAVAVACGTLMLLGKK, from the coding sequence GTGTCTCTGCCAAGGCTAAGGCTTGAAAATTGTACTTTTGATGGAAAAATCTGGACAATTGATGTCGAACAATCACACCATCTCGTTAAAGTAAGACGCTGCTACACAGGGTCTTTAGTCGAAGGTTTATTAAGTGGTGAAAGGATAAAATTAAAGCTTCTGTGCTATGGTAATTCGGTTTTTGCGGAAGAAATATCCAGAAAAACAGAAGCTCCTATAAAACCGCACCTTCATTTACTTCTTGCCTTATTAAAAAATGAACAATTTGATGATGCTCTCCGTTTTTCGGCAGAAATTGGTGTGCACACAATCCATATTCTATTGTGCGAAAGGTCTGTTCCCAAATATACGACAAAAAAGACTGAGGATAAAATGAACCGCTGGGAGAAAATACTGGAAGAAGCTACGAAACAAGCTGGTTCTACTAACCCCCCAATCCTGAATTATCCTACAGAAATAACAAAATTTAATTTTAATTTATTGCCAAAAAACAAATATATAACTCTTATCGGAGAAGAGGTCCAAAAAATAAAAGGAATAGAGATCCCTTCAGAATTGGCTGTAGCAATTGGTCCTGAGGGAGACTGGACGCACTCTGAAGTACAACTCTTTTTAGAAAACAGTTTTATACCAATAAGTCTTGGCAAAAGGATTCTACGCGCCAGTACAGCGGTAGCAGTTGCATGCGGTACTCTGATGTTATTGGGTAAAAAATAG
- a CDS encoding branched-chain amino acid ABC transporter permease, translated as MIVAYLIGIPTLKLVGDYYTIASLGLGEAIRLIIENWESVTRGARGFPGIAPYTSLPVALVFLIIMAVAMFFIVNSSYGRAFKACRDDYVAASLLGFNTAHYRVLSLAVSGFYCGVSGALLAGFMSFVQPVMFDMAKSTELVSVVVFGGLGSISGSLIGATILTLVTELFRPISQYRMLIYGLVLVFVMVFRPEGIMGTNELTLNYIKNIFSAKKKASEFDRRTTDDCAS; from the coding sequence AATGATAGTAGCTTATTTAATTGGAATTCCCACACTTAAACTGGTGGGGGATTATTATACTATAGCCTCTCTTGGTTTAGGGGAGGCTATACGTCTTATTATTGAAAATTGGGAAAGCGTAACACGCGGTGCGAGGGGATTCCCTGGTATAGCACCATATACTTCTCTTCCTGTGGCACTTGTTTTTCTGATAATAATGGCAGTTGCAATGTTTTTTATCGTAAATAGTAGTTATGGACGAGCATTCAAGGCTTGTCGCGACGATTACGTGGCCGCATCTCTTTTAGGTTTTAATACCGCTCATTATAGAGTACTCAGCCTGGCTGTATCAGGTTTTTACTGCGGTGTATCAGGTGCACTTCTTGCTGGTTTTATGTCATTTGTACAGCCTGTTATGTTTGATATGGCAAAATCGACAGAGCTTGTCTCTGTTGTTGTATTTGGAGGGCTAGGGTCTATAAGTGGTTCTCTTATAGGGGCAACTATTCTTACTTTAGTTACAGAACTTTTTCGTCCGATATCCCAATATCGCATGTTGATATATGGCTTGGTTCTTGTCTTTGTAATGGTATTCCGACCGGAAGGTATAATGGGCACGAATGAGCTTACTCTTAATTACATAAAAAATATCTTCTCTGCCAAAAAGAAAGCTTCTGAATTTGATAGGAGGACAACAGATGACTGTGCTTCTTGA
- a CDS encoding GatB/YqeY domain-containing protein, which translates to MSKLENRLQDDIVAAMKDRDSLKLAVLRMLKSAVQLAHIEKRCEGSFTEEDFFAIVRRLIKQRREAADMYASNGASDRAESELKEIKVLEAYQPKQMSDEELARIVEEAALQLAISDPKDMGKLMGKVIASVKGQAEGNRVKIQVQAYMSSIK; encoded by the coding sequence ATGTCTAAACTTGAAAACAGGCTCCAGGATGACATCGTAGCAGCAATGAAAGATAGAGACTCTTTGAAGCTTGCTGTTCTGCGTATGCTAAAATCTGCAGTCCAGCTGGCTCATATAGAAAAACGTTGTGAAGGATCTTTTACAGAAGAAGACTTTTTTGCAATAGTAAGAAGGCTCATTAAACAACGCCGAGAAGCAGCTGATATGTATGCATCAAATGGAGCTAGCGACCGAGCTGAATCAGAGCTCAAAGAAATAAAAGTACTTGAGGCCTATCAGCCCAAGCAAATGTCCGATGAGGAACTTGCAAGAATTGTTGAAGAAGCGGCATTACAACTTGCAATTTCAGACCCTAAGGATATGGGGAAGTTGATGGGGAAAGTTATTGCTTCTGTTAAGGGGCAGGCAGAAGGCAACAGAGTGAAGATTCAGGTACAGGCCTACATGTCATCTATTAAATGA